A single Bacillus sp. OxB-1 DNA region contains:
- a CDS encoding cysteine hydrolase family protein: MKKALLVIDYTVDFVAMDGALTCGEPGIALESYITDLTRTFLDEGHFVVMPVDVHELEDPYHPETKLFPPHNIRGTAGRDLYGSLQTLYHERKEDIHWMDKTRYSAFAGTDLDLLLRARGITEIHLVGVCTDICILHTSVDAYNLGYDIVIHEQGVASFDPAGHEWALRHFRNTLGATVVD, translated from the coding sequence ATGAAGAAAGCATTGCTGGTCATTGATTACACGGTGGATTTTGTCGCGATGGACGGCGCCTTGACGTGCGGAGAGCCGGGCATTGCCCTGGAATCCTATATTACCGATTTGACCCGGACTTTTTTAGATGAAGGCCATTTCGTCGTCATGCCCGTCGATGTCCACGAATTGGAGGATCCGTATCATCCGGAGACGAAACTATTCCCTCCCCACAACATCAGAGGGACGGCGGGCAGGGATCTTTACGGCTCCCTTCAGACACTGTACCACGAACGGAAAGAGGATATCCATTGGATGGACAAGACGCGGTACAGCGCCTTCGCGGGGACGGATCTGGATCTTCTGCTGCGCGCACGGGGCATAACGGAAATCCATCTGGTCGGGGTCTGTACGGATATTTGCATCCTCCATACTTCCGTGGATGCGTACAACCTTGGCTACGATATCGTCATCCACGAACAGGGCGTGGCGAGCTTCGATCCAGCCGGGCATGAATGGGCGCTGCGCCATTTCCGAAATACGCTCGGAGCGACGGTGGTGGACTGA